A window of Hevea brasiliensis isolate MT/VB/25A 57/8 chromosome 14, ASM3005281v1, whole genome shotgun sequence contains these coding sequences:
- the LOC110650669 gene encoding nucleobase-ascorbate transporter 4 isoform X1, with the protein MAVGLGGGGPGAGAGGGAGAGAGAKVDEFAPFPIKDQLPGVDFCVSSSPSWPEAIALGFQHYLVMLGTTVIIPSILVPLMGGGNVEKAELISTLLFVAGINTLLQTWFGTRLPVVFGGSYAFIIPAIAIILSINNNNNNNNAFLSPHQRFKQSMRAIQGALIIASILQMVIGFFGFWRIFSRLLSPLAIVPPVTLTGLGLYAHGFPQLAKCIEIGLPALFLVVFLSQFLPHMMKSKGIILARFAVLFSVAVVWVFAEILTVAGAYDNKPPNTQISCRTDRSGLLSAAPWIRVPYPFQWGGPTFDAGDTFAMMAACFVAVVESSGTIIAASRYGSATPIPPSVLSRGIGWLGIGTLLAAGFGTGSGSTASVENAGLLGLTRVGSRRVVQISAGFMLFFSVLGKFGALLASIPLPIMAALYCVLFAYVCSAGLGFLQFCNLNSFRTKFILGFSLFMGLSVPQYFNEYLLISGRGPVHTGATWFNNIMQVIFSSPATVSIMVAFFLDLTHSLRHSSTRRDSGRHWWRKFRNFDQDVRSEEFYSLPYNLNRFFPSF; encoded by the exons ATGGCAGTTGGACTTGGAGGCGGTGGTCCCGGTGCGGGTGCCGGTGGTGGTGCCGGTGCCGGTGCCGGTGCCAAGGTCGACGAGTTTGCACCTTTTCCCATTAAGGATCAACTCCCTGGTGTCGACTTCTGCGTTTCCAGCTCTCCTTCATGGC CTGAGGCCATCGCTTTAGGATTTCAGCACTACCTAGTGATGCTTGGAACTACTGTGATCATTCCTTCCATACTCGTCCCTTTGATGGGTGGTGGCAAT GTGGAGAAGGCTGAGCTGATAAGCACATTGCTTTTTGTTGCTGGAATAAACACGCTCTTGCAGACTTGGTTTGGCACTCGACTTCCAGTGGTGTTTGGAGGATCCTATGCTTTCATTATCCCTGCCATCGCCATTATTTTGTCTATTAacaataacaacaataataacaaCGCATTTCTCAGTCCTCATCAG AGGTTTAAACAATCCATGAGAGCCATACAAGGAGCACTTATCATTGCCTCGATCCTTCAAATGGTTATTGGTTTCTTTGGGTTTTGGAGAATTTTTTCAAG ATTGCTTAGCCCTCTTGCTATTGTTCCACCTGTGACTCTCACTGGACTTGGGCTTTATGCACATGGATTTCCACAA CTGGCGAAATGTATTGAAATTGGACTTCCAGCATTGTTTTTAGTGGTCTTCTTATCTCAG TTTCTTCCTCATATGATGAAATCAAAAGGAATCATACTGGCTCGATTTGCAGTCCTATTCTCCGTTGCAGTTGTATGGGTTTTTGCAGAAATTTTGACAGTAGCTGGTGCATATGATAATAAACCTCCAAACACACAAATTAGTTGCCGCACTGATCGTTCTGGGCTACTTAGTGCTGCTCCTTG GATAAGAGTTCCATATCCGTTTCAATGGGGAGGTCCTACTTTTGATGCTGGTGATACTTTTGCAATGATGGCTGCTTGTTTTGTTGCTGTTGTTGAG TCTAGTGGAACAATCATTGCAGCATCAAGATATGGCAGTGCTACTCCAATACCACCTTCTGTACTCAGCCGTGGTATTGGATGGCTG GGAATTGGAACATTGCTGGCTGCAGGTTTTGGTACAGGAAGTGGCTCCACTGCTTCAGT TGAAAATGCTGGTCTTTTGGGATTAACACGAGTTGGAAGTCGGAGAGTTGTTCAAATATCAGCAGGCTTTATGCTTTTCTTTTCTGTATTAG GAAAATTTGGGGCTCTTCTTGCTTCCATACCCTTGCCAATTATGGCAGCTCTGTACTGTGTCCTCTTCGCTTATGTTT GTTCAGCTGGTCTTGGATTTCTCCAGTTCTGCAACCTGAATAGCTTCAGGACAAAGTTTATCCTTGGCTTTTCTCTCTTCATGGGCCTCTCTGTGCCACAATACTTCAATGAATATCTTTTAATATCTGGACGTGGCCCTGTTCACACTGGTGCCACCTGG TTCAACAACATAATGCAAGTGATTTTCTCATCTCCGGCAACAGTGTCAATTATGGTTGCATTCTTCTTGGACCTCACTCACAGTCTGAGGCACAGCTCGACCCGGCGAGACAGCGGTAGGCACTGGTGGAGGAAGTTCAGAAATTTTGATCAAGACGTTAGGAGTGAAGAGTTCTATTCACTGCCTTACAACCTTAACAGGTTCTTCCCTTCATTTTAA
- the LOC110650669 gene encoding nucleobase-ascorbate transporter 4 isoform X2: MAVGLGGGGPGAGAGGGAGAGAGAKVDEFAPFPIKDQLPGVDFCVSSSPSWPEAIALGFQHYLVMLGTTVIIPSILVPLMGGGNVEKAELISTLLFVAGINTLLQTWFGTRLPVVFGGSYAFIIPAIAIILSINNNNNNNNAFLSPHQRFKQSMRAIQGALIIASILQMVIGFFGFWRIFSRLLSPLAIVPPVTLTGLGLYAHGFPQLAKCIEIGLPALFLVVFLSQFLPHMMKSKGIILARFAVLFSVAVVWVFAEILTVAGAYDNKPPNTQISCRTDRSGLLSAAPWIRVPYPFQWGGPTFDAGDTFAMMAACFVAVVESSGTIIAASRYGSATPIPPSVLSRGIGWLGIGTLLAAGFGTGSGSTASVENAGLLGLTRVGSRRVVQISAGFMLFFSVLGKFGALLASIPLPIMAALYCVLFAYVCSAGLGFLQFCNLNSFRTKFILGFSLFMGLSVPQYFNEYLLISGRGPVHTGATWVCTFELLQILCSTT, from the exons ATGGCAGTTGGACTTGGAGGCGGTGGTCCCGGTGCGGGTGCCGGTGGTGGTGCCGGTGCCGGTGCCGGTGCCAAGGTCGACGAGTTTGCACCTTTTCCCATTAAGGATCAACTCCCTGGTGTCGACTTCTGCGTTTCCAGCTCTCCTTCATGGC CTGAGGCCATCGCTTTAGGATTTCAGCACTACCTAGTGATGCTTGGAACTACTGTGATCATTCCTTCCATACTCGTCCCTTTGATGGGTGGTGGCAAT GTGGAGAAGGCTGAGCTGATAAGCACATTGCTTTTTGTTGCTGGAATAAACACGCTCTTGCAGACTTGGTTTGGCACTCGACTTCCAGTGGTGTTTGGAGGATCCTATGCTTTCATTATCCCTGCCATCGCCATTATTTTGTCTATTAacaataacaacaataataacaaCGCATTTCTCAGTCCTCATCAG AGGTTTAAACAATCCATGAGAGCCATACAAGGAGCACTTATCATTGCCTCGATCCTTCAAATGGTTATTGGTTTCTTTGGGTTTTGGAGAATTTTTTCAAG ATTGCTTAGCCCTCTTGCTATTGTTCCACCTGTGACTCTCACTGGACTTGGGCTTTATGCACATGGATTTCCACAA CTGGCGAAATGTATTGAAATTGGACTTCCAGCATTGTTTTTAGTGGTCTTCTTATCTCAG TTTCTTCCTCATATGATGAAATCAAAAGGAATCATACTGGCTCGATTTGCAGTCCTATTCTCCGTTGCAGTTGTATGGGTTTTTGCAGAAATTTTGACAGTAGCTGGTGCATATGATAATAAACCTCCAAACACACAAATTAGTTGCCGCACTGATCGTTCTGGGCTACTTAGTGCTGCTCCTTG GATAAGAGTTCCATATCCGTTTCAATGGGGAGGTCCTACTTTTGATGCTGGTGATACTTTTGCAATGATGGCTGCTTGTTTTGTTGCTGTTGTTGAG TCTAGTGGAACAATCATTGCAGCATCAAGATATGGCAGTGCTACTCCAATACCACCTTCTGTACTCAGCCGTGGTATTGGATGGCTG GGAATTGGAACATTGCTGGCTGCAGGTTTTGGTACAGGAAGTGGCTCCACTGCTTCAGT TGAAAATGCTGGTCTTTTGGGATTAACACGAGTTGGAAGTCGGAGAGTTGTTCAAATATCAGCAGGCTTTATGCTTTTCTTTTCTGTATTAG GAAAATTTGGGGCTCTTCTTGCTTCCATACCCTTGCCAATTATGGCAGCTCTGTACTGTGTCCTCTTCGCTTATGTTT GTTCAGCTGGTCTTGGATTTCTCCAGTTCTGCAACCTGAATAGCTTCAGGACAAAGTTTATCCTTGGCTTTTCTCTCTTCATGGGCCTCTCTGTGCCACAATACTTCAATGAATATCTTTTAATATCTGGACGTGGCCCTGTTCACACTGGTGCCACCTGGGTATGCACGTTTGAATTGCTGCAAATTCTGTG TTCAACAACATAA